The nucleotide window ttaactgtcTCAAATGTTTATGATGGTAACAATGTAaacacttcccagcaaacacaaaaagttttacagaaaacgtttttttGTCAGGTTATATAATTTAATGGGTATAAAATGttctaataatatttttttttaaatttgaaaactttatgcaaaaacattcaaacataatgttttttaagagttaacaaaatattttggaaaaatattttacaataacattttaacaacatttaaaaatgttgttgtactattttaaaacatcttaaaaacattttcatgacctgtatataacccaaaattaaaacatttttaatataacCAAAACCcgtttataacacatttataatgtttaggacaatttttgtgtttgctgggttagtgaATGAAGTATTGTCCCAATTCACTTACATACATGCACTGTCATGTCGAAAGACCGCTACCCTCCGGTGATTGGGTGTTGTACACTATGAGTTGACCTACgacgtcacatgtttacattcatgatGTCCAagacaaatgtgacacgatctggtccatgggggcaaaggaggcatttttgaaaattgagttactgtaattattagtattacattatacatacaataggctatcatttactgaaaacaccaaaggtctagcatacttggttctaaagttatgaagttttctgatgtgtattttcttatgtattttattgttttttactccatatttttacctttatctcagtatcaaatttgccgcctttggcccccatggaccagatcgtttcACAAATAATACACAGTGTTTATGGCagatcaaaatattttcaaacccaaatttgcaaaacctttgttttcattttgtaatTTAAGTACTTTGTAGCACCTATAAGCAGTTTGATAAAGTTGTGCCAAAGTCAATGCAAAAAGTTCAGACCAACAGAGGGTGTACTAGGCCTGTTATTGACatatgatttctaattcaacacttcgtcggggaaaaaaatatgacaatcgacATGCGTCTAAACTAGTAGTGAGAtattaaaatgctgaaaaaagtcgatagataagcttaaaatcacgccGATATGAGTTACGTTGTTGACTTCAGGTGTACAtgtaaacatacttcctggttTGTTCTACTTCCAGGTTCGGGTCAAATTCGGGAGGTAATTTTCGACTTTCCAatgaaaacatgatcgtacgGTAGGCCTAAGCTTATTCTCACaatatagcatggaaatttcattttttccctttttgatatgtgtcgtaaagtgtcgaaaatggacaatttattttgacatgtcggatttagggtcatatcgacgataatacgacacatacacagtcgataacaggcctaggGTGTACTAATTATAAACACATGTTGACTCATCTCTACAATAATTCACTTAGACATCTAGAATCCTTAtaaaaataggctattccatttaaaatccacactccccctatggaagacatgaccttaatctccacatagggggtgtagaattcaaatggagtcacccattcaggtatccccatttgaaacaCTCCTTGTGTGAAAGATTTAAATGttgtgtcttccattgggggtgtatggattgcaactaaAATAGCCTGATGGCAAAAAAACAACTTAGTATCAATAGAATCTTCATTCTGGCTTCAGATAGCCTTTCTTTATCCACTCTTTCCTCTTCTTTTTCCCCTGTAATATCGCCGTCTTAAACAATGAACAGTACAGTTCTATCGCTGTCGGCGTATCGTCATTTCCTGGTATGGGATACGTTATCAACTTTGGATTACAATTTGAGTCTAAAATCCCAATGGTGGGAATGTTCATTTTAGCCGCTTCAACGACCCCCATGTGCGGTTTAAATGATGTATCTAAAGTATGTAGAAATATCATCAGATCTGGCAACCTCACGTCCAAAGCAGCGTTAGTGAAAGTTCCCATCTTCCAATGCCTCGTATGAGCATATTCCTTGCACTCTGCCGCCAGTGTTTCGATGGTAGGCACATGCTGATGTAAGCTGCCTATGAACAGGATGATTCCGTTACGGAAGGCGACGTGAGCGGTGAAGTTGAGAGCGTCTTGTAAGAGTGTCTTGGTCTGGTCCAGGTCGATGATGAGCTGCTTTTGTCGCGATCCATAGATGTATCTCTTCATTCTTTCATCTAACATACCTGTtgagtaaataaataaagttttgccaatattttacCCAAGTCAACAATTCAAAAGAACCTGCCCAAACGAACTTTCACAaagcaattgaatacctaagtggaagaagggcccaactccaattttttacaaaaatgatttAGGCACAGCATTTTATCGccaacagactgttcttccttgtgtgtgaaagatgagccaaaatccactctctaaatagtcttccacatacacttaatcatggttttcatggaagaaaggcccaactccatggagttgggcccttcttccacaaatattgggttaaagaggatttttttttcatctatgaaatctgcttttcactacaaagAACTTTCTTGCTTTACATATTACTTGCTTCTATTTATGCAATTagtggataattatcaaatttctgtagctatttataacacatctgcttacggaactggcacttgcagtatattagtggaagaagggcccaactccagcttgtattaagacctgtaccgttgccatggaaacatcatatataattttgaatgtatgtgatattgtatggtcatgtattaaaggtcccctgaagatgaaaacattctgtctataaaacttttccaaatattaagttttttcttaatatctcaaaaacagttttgatggagttgggcccttcttccactcaggtattcaatttttcCCCAAGGTGGCCCACTTTGTGACACCCACAGGTCCAGATATATAATGGTAATTAAAATGAGCCTGTagccaagctgatccattggacaccaaaacatggaaacagaaaacctggtagaccccctctaacatacaTGGATGTATTGatcaggacactggactggatgttacatgtatggatttgggaacggccatgcaggacagaagggtttggcgtgctgttgtagttcgaggacaccactcatcttaagcaagtaagcaattcTAAGAAGGCCTTTTCTGTTTCTTTAATGTGATCTAATCAAGCAAAATGTAGGCAATGTAGTGAAGGTTTTTTTCCAGTTATGAACTGAtttatcactcaaattttcatgaatgtttttttttaatactggATGCTTTCTACTATAACTGGGCATTCATTCTTACAGCATAATATAGCTGTAAAAGGTCTTTCTcatacaaaaatctgaaaatttaactttttaaccACATTGGCCTCCTTCTGTTTGATTAGGGTAAATGTCACTAAAATTTAGAATGCTTCAAAAGTCATTACCCATTTGGCTAGTctatttgatatcagcaatacccctgtggaagatttaagaaacatcttccacagagggagtatgtttttcaaatggaactggcaagggtaaattattattatgaaacccatactcccctgtataatggctttatctagatatcttccacaactggagtgaatatTAAAAATGGAAGATATCCAATACGCGAAATTAGGGTTTCTCTAcaggaagtcaatttgtgccgaaattccttcccacaatgcaataagcgttttgcataacaatagatacagttcggaggttaatcaatattctttgttatgcaacacgcatattgcattgtgggaaggaatttcggcacaaattgacttccggtaaaaaaaaccctaaatccgcgtattgtctgttctatttaaaattcatactccctctgtggaagacttcagctaagtATTCCAAAGGCGGAGTGTGGaatagatggaatagcccattgcaagtcCAAACCCATGGCAACTCTAATATAAATCCTATGGAAGATTTGCAATTATGATGTGTTATAAATGTTAATGAAAGGCACCCCTGATCACATATAAATGCTTAGAAATTGCCATCATACAATGTATACCGAATCACCACCATTCATATatcagagctgccaactctccctcttttcgcaggagactccctacttttaacccttcagaacccttaattttggTCATctcctgaaaaggaaatggttttagcccattaagatgtacacattttgacaaatctccctgattgcaacaggaaatctcccttttttcaagattcaaatgttggcagctctgataTATATTCGCAATATAAAAATGGTGACTGCTGTACTACATTCAGACTACTGATAATGCAAATGGTATTATCTCATCAAGGATTTTTGCCTGGGTTAAGCATTTTAATTGCTTGTCCAAAAGTGCCTGTCCATCAGGATTTTCTTTACGCTTAAAAGTGTGGGTTTTTTACCGCTTAAGCTACCAACTTACCCCCTCAAATACACTttacatatatgtgacacaatcaaggggaatgagtcggatgtcgctaataatgattttgagatattggcaaagaaggtgtcaaaattcttttgttttatgttgttttcagcaattgataaatttatgtaactttgcaaagaaaactcatatcaacatggggttttcagtttctgaaagctctaaatgtcctcttcgTAACATAAGTAAAACCCATTTTCGACcaaggtcgacatgtgactcattccccttgatcatgtcacatatgttaaacatcatgaaaggtaTTATATTAGATATTTTTTTACCCCTTAATGTGTAACATAAACttgtcagcatccaaaagtctgctTAGCATATTCCTGTACAAAATTTTGcaaagacccccccccctcggATTTTCATTATTAAAAGTCATCAATAGCAACTAGAAAATTCAACATCGCAGAGGAAAACCAAAATTTGAAGCTGGTCCCAGCCAAAAATCACCCAGAAAAAAGTCCCAATATATATTGGCCTTAAAAGACTAGGAAAATTTCTTAGTTTTAAAAAATCGCAATCAGAAAATATAGCCAGGCCAATTTTGGAATCCAAAACCTATAATCAGTATAACCAAGTAATTTGTTAGCCACTAGTCATGTACCCCAAATACAGGTTATACTGCCAACCGGCCATCCCTGCACTACATGTAGGGCAGGCACCAGCTCACTTCATTTCACACAAGTACACATACCTTCTTTGTGGCCAAGATGTACTCTTGCATTGAAGAGGTTACGCAAAGTCACAAGATCTCTCACTCCAAAGAAATCGGGATGATCTAGGGGATCCTCTGGAGGAGAAAGATTCTGTGCatctgaaaaatgacataaaaaaaaaagagtataAAATATATGTCAGTAAATGATCAAATGCTTATGCAGCTCATCAGTCAGGGTTGGGAGAAGTGTGCCAGTTCTTGATCCTTCAGTTTTTGTTATTCAAAGGTGGGTGGTCTATCAAGTCCGATTGAAACACATtatgttttctacctcacattgcaGTCTGTCCATCGGGCAAGTCATTTTACTGTTATGGCTGCCAGATTGggcaattgaaaaaaaattgtcgcGGCCTGCCCCAAGCATTCCTATTCCAAGTTCTGAGTTGAATCGTCCATGCTGTTTGTTTTTTAGAAGCAAAAATATATAGCACTAGCAACTGATCTTGTTCGACATCGAGCCTATACGAACATATTGTAGGCCTAAATTTTACTGCTACAATGTATGAGATACACCAAAACCTGCTTATTGATGAGATAATATAGAATTAAacatgaggttgtcaatcagtgCAAGCAATTCATtcaggacaaacaaacaaacaaacaaacaaacaaacaaacaaaagagagATAGAAAGAAAACCAGAAAAATAGTAGTAAAGAGGtcgaaaaaaaaaaggataatgaTGATCTACCAATGAGGGAAAGAAATtatgtacagctcaactgatcatacttttcctacattcgaccttgcatgatttttgagttgacacagtcatgaaaatagctatagatacttgacagaccattagtagcccagttctgaaccttttcattgatcattcataacaataggtatctgatggatcagtgaagataagaagggattataatatatccgtaaccttgatattatagtacatctcgaggaaaaagtgcaatggacatgttttcattttatgtttcaaatatccagcatgaaaattgagtatttaacccaaaatggaaaatggaacaatttattggaaatctgttttaacagatttttttgacatctttttctgcactgtattatacctaaattaaaaaatttgataaatattcaaagaaaatataggtcaaaaaaaaaatgttgatttttacacattttggggcaaaaaaggaaaaataaggaaaaatatcaaaatctgttttaacaacttcattcatcaagtcataacaaacagcctacatgcttaatttctaataaaatattgaaattgtgaaaaatataggtatttattgattttcatgttttttcttgcaaatatgctaataatatgcaaattatgaaattgcaaaataaagtttctacatagcatacatctttcaagtgtgatgttcaaaatgacagacatcaaaaagagatttgaTGAAaagtaaaggtgtagtaacaattttggcatggactgtctggttaggcaaagcaCGGGAAGTTGAGCTGTACCAGTACCTTTTTGTGATGTTAATACAGAGGACACATTGCCGATATCACTTGTGACTGGAGCAGATGCTTGATAGGAAGATGTTAGGAAACCTCTTGTAAGAATGCATTTGTCACCAGCACATCTTCTTGaaactgaaaaaacaaaaacaaaatcatgaaatatttAAACCATTGAATATGAATACATGAAACGCACAGAAACAACTGCCAAAACCTAGTGccatactattacgctgactttcgtattcggcgaggaggacgatttcaacctcctggtttgtttacaaacagagaggtagagaaaagactgttccgcttgtccaaacactcaagtatcagaaggatggtccacaatagcatgATTcatgtaacatgaatagggattaaaaagctgtcaagtagaatcatgtgcttcttttgtcctatttgccatcaagatttcatatggaaacagttcagacccagaacaggatcatgtcagaaatattttgttctgggtctgattattcggactatgaCAAACCATCTGTGTACACTCTGCAATTATCTTTACACGTGCAATTCGACACTGCAATAATATGTCACTACAGAACTTGAGACTAAGTTGACTAACCAATGAACAAGAATAAATAAAGCAGATACTTGCaaccaacccagcaaacataaaatcgaTATAGAGGAAACATTTATTTGTCCGGatgtataaaacatttaaataacattcaaaaaacattttttgaaaattttctgcaaaatatttttcgaaaATGTAAATTCCCAAATAACATTTGGACAACTTTcatatattttaaaacgttttcatgaccttaagggctcggatagcaacatttgcacagtattttttgtgggacatggagtgcacatcagacatatcaaattgcattctgaatatgaagaatgtccttctgatatcaaataattttgaattgatgctagagtgtgttgctatcatttttcggtcggacagcggtgcaattatttgcaccggaggttatttattctgttaatgttgaaattttgaatgaaagttatttcgatgagtcaactgtatcttttaagCAAGacttgcctattttggacagtcgtaaaattttgctgaagtgtaatttttgcAACATATTTGATGCAATCACCTGTcatgatcagctgtgtttacttctgaacttccattgctttgctttacacggtgtcatgcttcagcgaatccgactagattttgaatgcaatggtctctagcctagaatgtgaagctatcggtgacagggttgtagctacgctgggcgGTGGCGGGCGGCCCTGcccggcactcaagttaattttgagcccaaatactcggcactccagtctcaaaatcaatgaacaaccagtataaaaattagcaattcttatcaaaatttcaatttttttaccatttcatataaattttacccggcactaaaatttgcctaggCTATAACCCTGATCGGTgaacaaattcttggctagacttctcgaggaAGGTGTTGTGGATGGGCAATACCATTTCTCACTATTTGGTGAATTCGCCTATTTTGGGGTTGGGACTCTACTGCTGGGGGAAatcagttctgactgggggaagtTCCACCCATGCCCCCCCGGTCATTGCTGGTTTCGtttaggctattgaaacttgatgttgagtttagcgtcatatttttttcagctcataatgaggcaactatttcattattcattattttcagggtttcattatcagcggccttttaccaatgcttatgcacttttgttcattctaattgggtatcgccTTTCGCAATATGTCAAAAACACACATTATAAAAGTatttatcttgctttttgtttttcaagttttaaaacaaactaaatgtacaAACCAAGTATACCATGCCACTttgccagtcttcttcactccaatttgtactaacctctccgtgAAATGGGGggatacaaaaataacaatcatgcagaacattatgaaataaattttggcaccaatttgtcaaaactaggtcttgtaaattatttacaatatcaacaatgtccatctggtaaaaacattttggctaggtcgATTTCTCTTctagtctaccctggtatcccaaaggtataattgaaataattggatagagcaagggtcaaaaacctgtatatttttaatgctaaaatatttagatggattcatctgatagttctcaaggctttctatagattttgaagggttcaaatacaaaaaaaaaaagggtttaaaaattttgcacaacaaattttctttcaatgctttctggtttagtagtaatttgcacaataattaattattttcagattttacatctcaaacgcagcacaaaattcataacgcgggcggtggacgctaaactcagaatcaagtttcaagttagtccgaataatcagacacagaacaaaatattaatttctgacatgatcctgttctgggccagagccaaaaatggtcatcactcaacctaaaatttagaaattgtcacaggagtgaatttctcctctggtttGATAGACTACTTACCAAAGATTACGAAAcggcaaaaaaaaagtaaaatttgcccgtcaatttcggaatgcaagcaataaaatacacacgtagcgccctctcggtgtggcgggacggaattgtgaaatttgatgttacaacacattttaaaaatattttaatttttttgttatatggtattataaaggtcttctgtatggacaatttcagcactaaaaaaatgtcagtggactttgcaaaaataaagaaataaattaaaatatgtgtaaaattccgtcccgccacattttgaggtgatttttttacgttccggaagaaaaaaaaaaaaaatttgggtcaaaactttccaaaatatcaactattatcctaataaacattcctgagtacacaaaaatttaattcatcaactttgctagactcagagccattttaacttcttctttttcaggccttttgtggtaggatgccagcaataattctattttaagGGTCTATGATGTAAAACATGGccccgccacattttgagatgatttttttaagttcaggaaaggatgaaaaatttctttctcagtcaatattttgcaataatttttcattggaagtgaaagaaaagacaattttgtcagttttaaagtgaatcaattgctttttttcttgattttgacatggtggacaaaattccgtcccgccacattccgtcccgccacattgacatgatttttaaaaattaatgaacgtactataaagaggggggtgaattttataatttcttccataacaaaagaaggatagttgaagttaataccaatgttagaaacaaatgttttatcccagtacttttgataaaaattcaacaaatgtactgtgttcacaaatacGGTACGGTACATGAAGTTTATCAATCCGTCCCGCCACATCAGTGAAGTTGTGTTACCGTGGCaactgaatctgaatctgatagGTACTCTCAACACCTCCTTCGGAGGTCAGGCGAGAGGATGTAGAGGGGTGCTTTCGGTTACTTATTCTCGTTGGGTGCTTTCTTCCTGGCTGAAGATGTGCT belongs to Amphiura filiformis chromosome 18, Afil_fr2py, whole genome shotgun sequence and includes:
- the LOC140140139 gene encoding small ribosomal subunit protein uS2m-like, with product MATYISKIVGLSRSLQRPFLTLNTVSRRCAGDKCILTRGFLTSSYQASAPVTSDIGNVSSVLTSQKDAQNLSPPEDPLDHPDFFGVRDLVTLRNLFNARVHLGHKEGMLDERMKRYIYGSRQKQLIIDLDQTKTLLQDALNFTAHVAFRNGIILFIGSLHQHVPTIETLAAECKEYAHTRHWKMGTFTNAALDVRLPDLMIFLHTLDTSFKPHMGVVEAAKMNIPTIGILDSNCNPKLITYPIPGNDDTPTAIELYCSLFKTAILQGKKKRKEWIKKGYLKPE